One Rhodococcus jostii RHA1 DNA segment encodes these proteins:
- a CDS encoding phosphate signaling complex PhoU family protein → MTSRFGVLHASSATGARSSPCAPAITAASPSPALAGRLRRNSSSKVSITASTGVPGGADLGFALTRVCSRGLSQMGRVAAELAGLAERVLRTHDPELAAEIGRRDDELDDLHRRLLTLIEDPAWAGSVPVAVDVTLLGRFYERFGDHAVTVGRRVIFLVTGEQMTP, encoded by the coding sequence GTGACTTCGCGATTCGGAGTCCTGCACGCCAGTTCGGCTACAGGCGCACGGAGTTCTCCATGCGCGCCTGCTATCACAGCCGCAAGCCCGAGCCCTGCCCTAGCCGGTAGGTTGAGGAGGAACAGTTCGTCGAAGGTGTCCATAACCGCGTCGACGGGTGTCCCCGGAGGCGCCGACCTAGGCTTTGCCCTTACCCGGGTCTGCAGCCGGGGGCTCTCCCAGATGGGGCGGGTGGCGGCCGAGTTGGCCGGCCTCGCCGAACGGGTCCTGCGCACGCACGATCCCGAACTGGCCGCCGAGATCGGTAGACGCGACGACGAGCTCGACGACCTGCACCGCCGGCTGCTCACTCTGATCGAGGATCCGGCCTGGGCCGGCAGCGTCCCGGTCGCGGTCGATGTGACCTTGCTCGGCCGCTTCTACGAACGCTTCGGTGACCATGCCGTCACGGTCGGACGCAGGGTGATTTTCCTCGTCACCGGGGAACAGATGACCCCGTAG